The following DNA comes from Athene noctua chromosome 1, bAthNoc1.hap1.1, whole genome shotgun sequence.
tctctctgcctttcacAAACTACAGATACAAATGCAGTGTGTGTATTAGCAACATAATGCACTGAATGACAACTTGATTCTTTATTTGAAATATTGGAACAAAGAATAAGTGATTATCGAAGTTATGACTGACTTTAGGGGTCAGTAATACTTGAGCTCCGTGTTAGACTTGTTCTCAAAGAGCAGAAATAAACTCCACAGGCAAATGCCACGTAAAACTTCACCCTCCATTGGTCATGGCTAATAACCTGCCCATCATACCAGAGGACAAAAGGTGGCTGTACAATAGAGCAGCCAGCCACTAGAGCTTTCCCAGGAAGCTTCACACAGCGGTGCTAGACAGACTTGTGAGAAAGAGGACTAATGTTACATTACAGTAAACATTAACAAGCTGTTGGGCCTAAAGAGCCCTATCCTGAATCCATTCTACAAACACATCTTCTGTTGACTACAGCAGGACCTCAGCAGGGGACAGTCTGTGGCCCAAATAGGAGGGCTAATCGGCAGAACAACTATTTAAAAGTGATCACACTTAACTACTTTACTGTagccttccttttcctctttagCCTTCATCACCTTGTGGTTCACAAGATATCTTTGCTGTTACCCATTAATTACAGTGCCAACCCATTTATCCATGAAACCTTTGTAAACAGAGATGTCCCTTGGGATGCAAGGATTGGAGTTTCAATTGTAGTGGATTTGATGGTTGTGAGTTAGGAGGAAGGAAGCAGGAAGAGGAAATCTGGAAATGGGAGAGATgcatatttgtttctttgtttaaactGAACTACTTCAGTtaaacagtgtggaaaaaaaaaatctgtagttgTGATTTTCTATAGCTGGATTGATCTGACATAAACATAATGACATTCATAAGTAGAGGTAATACTCCATATCAGCTGGCACAGAGTCTCATTTTCTTGCTATACTGATTGATCCAATAAAAGATGCTACCTCTACCTACAAATCTTGTCACAGGAAACTAACAGATGAGGATTAGAAGATTTTCATTAATAACCTCCAAGCCAAAAGCTCACATGTGATCTCCCAGCAGGATTGCCAGAAAGTAGAGTCAATGTACTTGGCTTCCTTTCTTCTCATCTTGATGTCCTAGGCTAAGACATACTGATTGCTCTGGTATTATCACAGAGTCATCCTCCGGGGCTCACCAAAGATGCCTCTCTTACAGTCAGTTAGCAAGAAAGATGGTCTACCCTCTTGCTATGTTCCTAACCCTTTTTGAAGTCAGTCTCACTGTTGCCACCTCTTCTCTTTCACCATCTCACCTTCTCCCTACAGCTACCTTTTCTCTGCAATCCTCCCTCCAACTCCAGATCCCTCCTGCCACATCCTCATCCATCCTCCCCCCAAAATTCTCTTTACCACCCCATTTCACACATGGGAACCCCAGCTCCCATTGGAAATTCTTGGCAGCTTAAACCCTCCTCTCTGCAACACTTCATCTCTAATTCTGGGCACCTTTGTCCCAAATATTTGGCTGGGAGTAAGAGTACATTCCAGTTATACCAGTCATTTTTATCGTAGTTCTGTCCCATACTTGTGCCAGGCAGCAAAGTAAGTAACCTGCATCTGTCACAGGAAGAGGTACAAACACTAGTATGTTCTGGAAGTCATCATAAAAAAATGCTCAAATCTGACAATATATAAAAAACTCCTGGAGAGCCTACAAATAGGAGCTAAACAAACAAAGACTGACAGCCTCTAGGACTCTCATATTACTAGAGAAATTGGCTGCTACAGCAGAGGTGGTAAAGCTCTGCCTGGACATTAGCACATTTCTTCTCTAACCTGGAAGGGACTTGAAGGTCTCTCACACTCAGTtacaaacagaaaccaaaaataTGGGGTGcagaaagcataatttttttaacctttccaaAACAAAGTTTTCTGATAGTCTTTCAAGGACACTGAGCTGACCACTGAAAACAGGAACACGCAGTACTGAGCAGCTAggagaaaagtattttgtttgcCCTtactacaaaaagaaaatttaagcCTGCCCATGCCTCAGCCGCACCATGTCAGGCTGGTTTAGTTTTCTACCTCCTGTCACCACCAGCTGGCAGGACAAAACTCCTCTCTTGATGGCCACTATAATTTTTCCATCGTTGTTCCCTGAGGTCCAGATAACCGTCTATTTCTGGAGGAGAAAACCTCCAAGAATGTAAGGTCTTTACAAAGGGCAGCTGGTGATATGCTGTACTCTTCTTATCCAAGACCTCTGTCCAAGCAACAAAACATTTAACTTCCTCTTGCCGCATGTGTGCGGCTGTCTGTTGAAGAATCCCtgaatctaaataaaaaaatggaagggTAAGAAAGCATAATCATTAAATCAAAGGGTAACTAATATTTTCCATCCCTTTATTATAACAGTATATTTCCCAGGTGGGGGGTCAGCTAATTTAGTGTCCTATCAAGGCTATTCAAACGAAGGATTTACACAATAGGGAGAATGGGGAAAGATCAGATTTAACATCACAACtgttaaatacaaatatttattacactCTTAAGTTTTAAATGATTAGTTGATCTTATAAGACTCAAAGCTGCAATTGAAAGCTATTGGAAATATTAATTACACGacccataataataataatggtaagAATTCTGAAGCTATTAATATTGTCAGTTTAGCACATAAAAGTCAAGAAAACATCAAAGATAGATTTCTTCTGTGTATAAAACTATTGACAAATTGAACTGAGGAATTTCTTAGGGATGCACTCAGAAGATGATGTTTTGTTTTAGCTATCTCTAAAAATGTCATTCATGCAGGTGGTAGCAGCTTCTAACATGGAAATTATTACAAAGAGAACAAGCTGCAAACCAGCTGAAATTGTCACCTCCCTGTATCTCTTTCAGACCATCAGTTTGGAAGTCTGGCTTTCATCCTGCCTTTCCTCATTGCCTTATACAATGTTATGTTCAAACTGGGGAAATTAGAAATCACCTCTAAGTCAAACAGTGTCTGAAATCTGCCCACAAATTGGTTCTCTTTGTCCAACCTAAATCTCATAGCCCACAGAATAACAGTGTCATTCTTGCACAAGTGATCAAAAGTTAGGAGGAGTTCATCCAGGAAGGGATGGTGGTAAACTACATCAGCAGCCATAATGTAGTCAAAGTGACAGGAAGATCTAGGAAAGTTCTTTTCCAGATCAATTCCCCAAGACAATTCCTTAACATGAGGCTGGTTCTTGCATTTCAGCTTTGTATTTTGCAGAACATTGTGCTGAAGGTTTCCCAGCAGTTCTGGCAGATCAGTGGCAGTCACAAGTGCACCTGtggcaggaagaaaacaaacataacCTTTGAATATAATTCAAGACATGAGTAAAAGCCCATTCAAAAAATCCATTGCACAAGGAACTGATTTTACCATGTAGCTCTCACTGAAGGGAACAGAACAATATAAACACTCCCAATAGTTCTTAGCCATTgtgcttaaaataaatatttttggttcTCAGTAGTTCTGCTTTACAGATTGCCATCTAAATGCagctggggatgggtgaggagaaATCAGCTACTTATCACATCTTGATATGATATTGGTTAAAGTACAGTGAGCAACTAGATATTGAAGAATACCCATTACTGACTCCAAGAAGTCAGCTTGAGATTTAAGCATGGCTTcaggttcttttctttttacatagGAAAAAGCTTTCTCAGACTACAGAAAGCTAGAATTCTGTTACAATGCAGAAATCACTGATCTGGATTACTCTTGAGGAAGAATAGGCTACCATGACAGAAAACACAACAGTGTCTGTAGCAGAAATATCAAGTTCTTGATCAGTTGCTGAAAGAAACTGCTGAACACAAATTGAAAGAAAGTGACCTGGCATCCAAGAGCTGTTTGGTCAATGGAAGGTGATGCATTGGTCCTACCTACATCTGGCTTCATCTGGTTGCCACTCACACCATGTGAGGCCATTAGTCTCTTACTTTGGTCCCCTGATTAACACTGTTAATGACAACATCGTCTACTGGGACCTCCTTTATTGCATCAATACACTCACaactttacaggaaaaaaaataacagaccTGGTTTCCAAACAAGCCTTTTGGAATTTACTTCTTCTTGCTCTTGGAAGCTTTCAAACAATAGTCTTTTAGAAGAACTGAGCCACTTCCTTTGTCCTCCAGTATTTATCTGAGAGATGTTTCCAAGAGCATAAGAGCAATGGCATGTACTCACCCAGTAAACTGGCTACTATGGAGACCAACCCAGTTCCAGCTCCAATTTCAATCACATTTTTGTCAACCAAATTGTATTGTTTAGAATTAGTTTCCAAAAAATAACACAGAACAAGAGCCTGTAGGGGAGGGAATCCATGAACATACtgaacaaataaatgaaataaatccCTTCACTAAATATTCATTGTCATTTAAAAGCATGCAAAAAAATACTTGTCTGttcaaaaatacatgtttgtTCAAAGGAGCAATACTCACTCATTCAAGCACTGTCCCTAAAGGATCACAGCTCACTCTGAGCTCCATAGGCTGACAAAATAATTGCCACAACATGCCTCTGTATAGGCTTGCAAAGCATTACAGCCAGAAGGAACAACTGCAATTATCTAATCTGTCATGCTGCATAACATGAGCTATAAAATTCCAGTCAGCAATTCCTGCTTATAACTGCATTTACTTCTGGTTGAGTTAAAGCGAGTCCTTCACAAAGACATCTTGATATAAGGACTGTTTGAATGAGAAAATTCACAACGACCCTGGTTAAGCCCTTCCAATAGTTAATTATTCCTAACAATAATTACTTCCCATCAGGATTCAAAAAGTACTAATAGATTTACTCCTTTTCTTAATCTTCAGTTTCTGTGTGCTTACTTTAAGCTTAGCAAACTTTTATAGCAAGCAAAGCCACAAAGAGCCCTCAACAActgtatatatgcatttataaacTTTGATTAAGAAGCTTCTTCAGCTTTTCTGCCCTGTCTCATCCTGACCAGTGAGTTTTAGTTCACTGTTGAAATAGAAATTGCTAATTTTATTTCTCTGGCAAAGATAGTTTCCAGCTTGTCTCCCACATTTTTTCCCAGACTTTGATAATTATATAGTGTTCACTGATAAATACATATGATGGTTGTTACATCTTCCTGCAATACAAACGACCATTTGGAAAGGCAGTTATTAGTGGCTTTGTCTGGCACAGCAAAATTATGcccttatttttgcttttaatcaaTTAAGAT
Coding sequences within:
- the LOC141962446 gene encoding protein-lysine methyltransferase METTL21E-like isoform X2 translates to MCLSSLGEKEDEQVVAEIMRRRFFPALITHNAWEGFHFAGHEIRITEATDCYGAVVWPSALVLCYFLETNSKQYNLVDKNVIEIGAGTGLVSIVASLLGALVTATDLPELLGNLQHNVLQNTKLKCKNQPHVKELSWGIDLEKNFPRSSCHFDYIMAADVVYHHPFLDELLLTFDHLCKNDTVILWAMRFRLDKENQFVGRFQTLFDLEVISNFPSLNITLYKAMRKGRMKARLPN
- the LOC141962446 gene encoding protein-lysine methyltransferase METTL21E-like isoform X3, yielding MRRRFFPALITHNAWEGFHFAGHEIRITEATDCYGAVVWPSALVLCYFLETNSKQYNLVDKNVIEIGAGTGLVSIVASLLGALVTATDLPELLGNLQHNVLQNTKLKCKNQPHVKELSWGIDLEKNFPRSSCHFDYIMAADVVYHHPFLDELLLTFDHLCKNDTVILWAMRFRLDKENQFVGRFQTLFDLEVISNFPSLNITLYKAMRKGRMKARLPN
- the LOC141962446 gene encoding protein-lysine methyltransferase METTL21E-like isoform X1, giving the protein MDLTSQRNNLQNELTRELERQEGEKEDEQVVAEIMRRRFFPALITHNAWEGFHFAGHEIRITEATDCYGAVVWPSALVLCYFLETNSKQYNLVDKNVIEIGAGTGLVSIVASLLGALVTATDLPELLGNLQHNVLQNTKLKCKNQPHVKELSWGIDLEKNFPRSSCHFDYIMAADVVYHHPFLDELLLTFDHLCKNDTVILWAMRFRLDKENQFVGRFQTLFDLEVISNFPSLNITLYKAMRKGRMKARLPN